A genomic stretch from Engraulis encrasicolus isolate BLACKSEA-1 chromosome 10, IST_EnEncr_1.0, whole genome shotgun sequence includes:
- the srpk1a gene encoding SRSF protein kinase 1a isoform X2, protein MRKALENTNQHRAIMERKVLALQARKKRAKKKSNKKPQPNVRGAAPQRQETEAAQQEPEEEILGSDDEEQEDPNDYCKGGYHHVKIGDLYNGKYHVIRKLGWGHFSTVWLAWDIQGKRFVAMKVVKSAEHYTETALDEIKLLRSVRETDPEDPNKDKVVQLLDDFKISGVNGTHVCMVFEVLGHHLLKWIIKSNYQGLPLPCVKSIIRQVLQGLDYLHSKCKIIHTDIKPENILMTVNEPYVRRLAAEATEWQRAGAPPPSGSSVSTAPPPKPVAKMSKNKKKKLKKKQKRQAELLEKCIMDLEEMERGPDDDEDNEQEQDDPQSPQSPKSPPTSTSRGGDPFRQVSLQELDGDQLADDGPEDLCLETPVETNCNGFIPTSCGAPNGPLDELQVDEAAAVAATAATAPQPAEWEDQQSQQSTNTATNNTTNTSTMAEPDSNPGEPIDTSESALQDHLVDHDHEQEKPKSMPAPLDYQCFNGMESPEPPQANGARSKPGSSPTSPTSPLEEGEHRTPGRQRGQGDSNEERDELRKNSNTKMMAGDLLVNPLEPLNAEKIKVKIADLGNACWVHKHFTEDIQTRQYRSLEVLIGSGYNTPADIWSTACMAFELATGDYLFEPHSGEDYSRDEDHLALIIELMGKIPRHFALSGKYSQEFFSRRGDLKNITKLKPWGLLEVLMDKYEWPREEAESFSSFLLPMLELIPEKRATAADCLLHGWINPAP, encoded by the exons GCCGCAGCCTAATGTGCGAGGGGCAGCTCCCCAGCGGCAGGAGACTGAGGCAGCGCAGCAGGAGCCAGAGGAGGAGATCCTGGGCTCTGATGACGAGGAACAGGAGGACCCCAATGACTActgcaaag gaggATATCACCACGTCAAGATCGGAGACCTTTACAATGGAAAGTACCATGTGATCCGCAAACTGGGCTGGGGCCATTTTTCCACCGTGTGGCTGGCATGGGACATACA aGGGAAAAGGTTCGTTGCTATGAAGGTTGTGAAGAGTGCAGAGCACTACACAGAGACGGCCTTGGACGAGATCAAACTGCTCCGATCG GTGAGAGAAACAGACCCTGAGGATCCCAACAAAGACAAAGTTGTTCAGCTGCTGGACGACTTCAAGATCTCAGGCGTCAATGGCACCC ATGTTTGCATGGTGTTTGAAGTCCTGGGCCACCACCTACTCAAATGGATCATCAAGTCCAACTACCAGGGCCTGCCTCTGCCCTGCGTCAAGAGCATCATTCGACAG GTTCTTCAGGGCCTGGACTACCTGCACTCCAAATGTAAGATCATCCACACGGACATCAAGCCGGAGAACATCCTGATGACGGTGAACGAGCCGTACGTCAGGAGGCTGGCAGCGGAGGCCACCGAGTGGCAACGAGCGGGAGCACCACCACCCAGCGGCTCCTCAG TGAGCACGGCACCGCCGCCCAAACCG GTGGCAAAGATGtccaagaacaagaagaagaagctgaagaagaagcagaagcgcCAGGCGGAGCTGCTGGAGAAGTGCATCATGGACCTGGAGGAGATGGAGCGCGGCCCCGACGATGACGAGGACAACGAGCAGGAGCAGGACGACCCCCAGTCTCCGCAGTCCCCCAAGAGCCCCCCCACCTCCACGTCACGAGGTGGAGACCCCTTCAGACAGGTCTCCCTGCAGGAGCTCGATGGAGACCAGCTAGCAG ATGACGGCCCTGAGGACCTGTGTCTGGAGACCCCTGTGGAGACCAACTGTAACGGCTTCATACCCACCAGCTGTGGCGCCCCCAACGGCCCACTGGATGAACTGCAGGTAGAcgaggcagcagcagtagcagcaaccgCAGCAACCGCACCACAGCCAGCCGAGTGGGAGGACCAGCAGAGCCAGCAGAGCACCAACACTGCCACCAACAACACAaccaa caccagcactatGGCCGAGCCAGACTCCAACCCCGGTGAGCCCATTGACACAAGCGAGAGCGCCCTTCAAGACCACCTCGTGGACCACGACCATGAACAGGAGAAGCCCAAATCCATGCCAGCGCCTCTGGACTACCAGTGCTTCAACGGCATGGAGTCGCCTGAGCCGCCACAGGCCAACGGGGCGCGCAGCAAGCCCGGCTCCAGCCCTACCAGCCCCACCAGCCCCCTGGAGGAAGGGGAGCACAGGACGCCCGGCAGGCAGAGAGGCCAGGGAGACTCCAACGAGGAACGAGACGAGCTCAGGAAGAACAGCAACA CTAAGATGATGGCGGGGGACCTGCTGGTGAATCCCCTGGAGCCGCTCAACGCCGAGAAGATCAAGGTCAAGATCGCAGACCTGGGCAACGCCTGCTGGGTG CATAAGCACTTTACGGAGGACATTCAGACGCGGCAGTACCGCTCGTTAGAAGTGCTGATCGGATCTGGCTACAACACACCTGCCGACATATGGAGCACTGCTTGCATG gcatTTGAACTGGCCACAGGAGACTACCTATTTGAACCTCATTCAGGGGAAGATTACTCTCGAGACGAAG ACCACCTTGCTCTGATTATTGAGCTGATGGGTAAAATCCCTCGCCATTTTGCGCTGAGCGGGAAATATTCACAGGAATTCTTCAGCCGCAGAG GTGACCTGAAGAACATCACCAAGCTGAAGCCGTGGGGGCTGCTGGAGGTGCTGATGGACAAGTACGAGTGGCCGCGCGAGGAGGCCGAGAGCTTCAGCAGCTTCCTGCTGCCCATGCTGGAGCTCATCCCCGAGAAGAGGGCCACCGCCGCAGACTGCCTGCTGCACGGCTGGATCAACCCTGCCCCCTAG
- the srpk1a gene encoding SRSF protein kinase 1a isoform X1, with the protein MRKALENTNQHRAIMERKVLALQARKKRAKKKSNKKPQPNVRGAAPQRQETEAAQQEPEEEILGSDDEEQEDPNDYCKGGYHHVKIGDLYNGKYHVIRKLGWGHFSTVWLAWDIQGKRFVAMKVVKSAEHYTETALDEIKLLRSVRETDPEDPNKDKVVQLLDDFKISGVNGTHVCMVFEVLGHHLLKWIIKSNYQGLPLPCVKSIIRQVLQGLDYLHSKCKIIHTDIKPENILMTVNEPYVRRLAAEATEWQRAGAPPPSGSSVSTAPPPKPVAKMSKNKKKKLKKKQKRQAELLEKCIMDLEEMERGPDDDEDNEQEQDDPQSPQSPKSPPTSTSRGGDPFRQVSLQELDGDQLADDGPEDLCLETPVETNCNGFIPTSCGAPNGPLDELQVDEAAAVAATAATAPQPAEWEDQQSQQSTNTATNNTTNTSTMAEPDSNPGEPIDTSESALQDHLVDHDHEQEKPKSMPAPLDYQCFNGMESPEPPQANGARSKPGSSPTSPTSPLEEGEHRTPGRQRGQGDSNEERDELRKNSNTKMMAGDLLVNPLEPLNAEKIKVKIADLGNACWVHKHFTEDIQTRQYRSLEVLIGSGYNTPADIWSTACMAFELATGDYLFEPHSGEDYSRDEDHIALIIELLGPVPRRQILAGKYSKDFFTKKGDLKNITKLKPWGLLEVLMDKYEWPREEAESFSSFLLPMLELIPEKRATAADCLLHGWINPAP; encoded by the exons GCCGCAGCCTAATGTGCGAGGGGCAGCTCCCCAGCGGCAGGAGACTGAGGCAGCGCAGCAGGAGCCAGAGGAGGAGATCCTGGGCTCTGATGACGAGGAACAGGAGGACCCCAATGACTActgcaaag gaggATATCACCACGTCAAGATCGGAGACCTTTACAATGGAAAGTACCATGTGATCCGCAAACTGGGCTGGGGCCATTTTTCCACCGTGTGGCTGGCATGGGACATACA aGGGAAAAGGTTCGTTGCTATGAAGGTTGTGAAGAGTGCAGAGCACTACACAGAGACGGCCTTGGACGAGATCAAACTGCTCCGATCG GTGAGAGAAACAGACCCTGAGGATCCCAACAAAGACAAAGTTGTTCAGCTGCTGGACGACTTCAAGATCTCAGGCGTCAATGGCACCC ATGTTTGCATGGTGTTTGAAGTCCTGGGCCACCACCTACTCAAATGGATCATCAAGTCCAACTACCAGGGCCTGCCTCTGCCCTGCGTCAAGAGCATCATTCGACAG GTTCTTCAGGGCCTGGACTACCTGCACTCCAAATGTAAGATCATCCACACGGACATCAAGCCGGAGAACATCCTGATGACGGTGAACGAGCCGTACGTCAGGAGGCTGGCAGCGGAGGCCACCGAGTGGCAACGAGCGGGAGCACCACCACCCAGCGGCTCCTCAG TGAGCACGGCACCGCCGCCCAAACCG GTGGCAAAGATGtccaagaacaagaagaagaagctgaagaagaagcagaagcgcCAGGCGGAGCTGCTGGAGAAGTGCATCATGGACCTGGAGGAGATGGAGCGCGGCCCCGACGATGACGAGGACAACGAGCAGGAGCAGGACGACCCCCAGTCTCCGCAGTCCCCCAAGAGCCCCCCCACCTCCACGTCACGAGGTGGAGACCCCTTCAGACAGGTCTCCCTGCAGGAGCTCGATGGAGACCAGCTAGCAG ATGACGGCCCTGAGGACCTGTGTCTGGAGACCCCTGTGGAGACCAACTGTAACGGCTTCATACCCACCAGCTGTGGCGCCCCCAACGGCCCACTGGATGAACTGCAGGTAGAcgaggcagcagcagtagcagcaaccgCAGCAACCGCACCACAGCCAGCCGAGTGGGAGGACCAGCAGAGCCAGCAGAGCACCAACACTGCCACCAACAACACAaccaa caccagcactatGGCCGAGCCAGACTCCAACCCCGGTGAGCCCATTGACACAAGCGAGAGCGCCCTTCAAGACCACCTCGTGGACCACGACCATGAACAGGAGAAGCCCAAATCCATGCCAGCGCCTCTGGACTACCAGTGCTTCAACGGCATGGAGTCGCCTGAGCCGCCACAGGCCAACGGGGCGCGCAGCAAGCCCGGCTCCAGCCCTACCAGCCCCACCAGCCCCCTGGAGGAAGGGGAGCACAGGACGCCCGGCAGGCAGAGAGGCCAGGGAGACTCCAACGAGGAACGAGACGAGCTCAGGAAGAACAGCAACA CTAAGATGATGGCGGGGGACCTGCTGGTGAATCCCCTGGAGCCGCTCAACGCCGAGAAGATCAAGGTCAAGATCGCAGACCTGGGCAACGCCTGCTGGGTG CATAAGCACTTTACGGAGGACATTCAGACGCGGCAGTACCGCTCGTTAGAAGTGCTGATCGGATCTGGCTACAACACACCTGCCGACATATGGAGCACTGCTTGCATG gcatTTGAACTGGCCACAGGAGACTACCTATTTGAACCTCATTCAGGGGAAGATTACTCTCGAGACGAAG ACCACATTGCCTTGATCATTGAACTGCTAGGGCCAGTCCCTCGCAGACAGATTTTGGCTGGGAAATATTCCAAGGATTTTTTCACCaagaaag GTGACCTGAAGAACATCACCAAGCTGAAGCCGTGGGGGCTGCTGGAGGTGCTGATGGACAAGTACGAGTGGCCGCGCGAGGAGGCCGAGAGCTTCAGCAGCTTCCTGCTGCCCATGCTGGAGCTCATCCCCGAGAAGAGGGCCACCGCCGCAGACTGCCTGCTGCACGGCTGGATCAACCCTGCCCCCTAG